The genomic DNA GGCCATGTCGGGACGCCCCCACGGGCCGTAGACAGTGAAGAACCTGAGTCCCGTGCACGGCACGCCGTAAAGGCTCGCGTACGCATGGGCCATGAGCTCGTTTGCCTTCTTGGTGGCCGCGTACAGGGAGACGGGGTGGTCCACATTGTCATGAACGGAGAAAGGCATGTGGGTATTCGCCCCGTAGACCGAGCTGGAGGAGGCAAAAACGAGATGCCGGACACCGGCGTGCCGGCATCCCTCAAGGACATTCAGGAATCCGCTTATATTGCTGTCTATGTAGGAATGGGGGTTCACCAGCGAGTACCGGACGCCGGCCTGTGCCGCCAGGTTCACAACGATATCGAAGCGGCTCCCGGCGAACAGTGCCGCCATGGCGGCCCGGTCGGCCAGGTCAATCTTTTCGAACCGGAAGTTCTCATGCGGCCTGAGCAAAGCCAGACGGTCTTCCTTGAGGCGCACGTCATAATAATCGCTCAGGTTGTCGATGCCCGTGACCGCGTCCCCCCGGCTGAGAAGGCGCCGCGAAAGGTGAAACCCGATGAAACCCGCAGCTCCCGTGACAAGGATATCGCTCATGTTTTATGCACCCTGTTTACCCCGCTTCCGCGGAAAACATCCCGCGCCTTCACGCCGCACGCCCCGGACAAATGCGCCCGTCATGCACTCCGTGGTCCGCGATGCGCACAACCGCCCCGGCGGTTCAGAACCACGCTCTATCGAACATATATCGTTCTCCGACGACAGCGATGTCCGCGGCATAAGGGTCATTATAAGACATGCGGCCCTTTCTGTTCGAGGAGCGCGATATTTTTCAGCGCCGGTGCCCCCCGGCGTGGCATCGGCAAACGGACGTTTTGTGAGGTTACACCGGTAGAAAACACTTGAAGCCGCCGCCATATCGACCAAACTTTAATCCTAACAGGTGATGGTCGAACGGACGTTGTAGGTTACAGGGCCGCCAGAGGATTTTCCCTGGCGGCTTTCTTGTTGCAAAAAGGCATCGGTGAGGGGACGGGTTGCAAGATGATAGAGAACGAGCATCTATCCGGACGATTCATCCTGGGAGAATTCAGCTTCTTGTCCTCGAGGTCTGCGAGCTCTTTTTGCCTCTGTGCATCCTCCGACTATTGCTCGTCCATGGAGGTCTCCTTTGGAACCGATACGGTTTAAAAAAATAACTGATACCATCGAACTTCAAGAAGCCTTCAGGCTCAGGTATAAAGTCTACTGCCTGGAGCGTGGATTCGAAAGGCCCGAAGACTACCCATGGGGGCTGGAATGGGACGAATTCGACGAGCATGCCATGCACTTCGGCGCTTTCCTGGACGGAGAGCTTCTCGGCACCGTCCGCCTCATTCTCAACTCCCGCCTCGGCTTTCCGATTGAAAGGTATTGCGAGATAAAAGCAGACGAGCTTATCGCCCGGAACAGGACGGGCGAGATATCCCGGCTTGCCGTACTCAAGGAATTTCCTCAAAGGAACGAGGACGGCCCCGTTTACTGTGACCGTGCCTTCCGTGACGGTCTGCA from Nitrospirota bacterium includes the following:
- a CDS encoding NAD-dependent epimerase, producing the protein MSDILVTGAAGFIGFHLSRRLLSRGDAVTGIDNLSDYYDVRLKEDRLALLRPHENFRFEKIDLADRAAMAALFAGSRFDIVVNLAAQAGVRYSLVNPHSYIDSNISGFLNVLEGCRHAGVRHLVFASSSSVYGANTHMPFSVHDNVDHPVSLYAATKKANELMAHAYASLYGVPCTGLRFFTVYGPWGRPDMALFLFTRAILEGRPIDVFNRGKMKRDFTYIDDIVEGVVRTMEKMPEPNPRWSGERPDAGTSYAPYRLYNIGNHNAVELLDFIETLEECLGRRAEKNMLPMQPGDVPATYADVEDLARETGFEPSTPLRKGIEAFVQWYREYYRMEA
- a CDS encoding PEP-CTERM/exosortase system-associated acyltransferase codes for the protein MEPIRFKKITDTIELQEAFRLRYKVYCLERGFERPEDYPWGLEWDEFDEHAMHFGAFLDGELLGTVRLILNSRLGFPIERYCEIKADELIARNRTGEISRLAVLKEFPQRNEDGPVYCDRAFRDGLHREIRESLWEDRRQAEIVTGLYTCLYRESKEIGLSQWLAAMTRGLSVLLKRMGVHFVPIGPETSYHGRRTPHLASIGALEKSVQELNPDLLRKVKGDGVRENIFLDQPQLR